DNA sequence from the bacterium genome:
GCGTCAAAATTAATACACTCGTTGCGCTCAAAAAGCATCTGGATGGGATCAATTATAATATCTACAAACATGAATATTTTGGGGGATTGGGTCCTAATGGGTCCAAGTTTCATCCGGAAGAACTCATGACGTTGGTTGACATACTACGATCGCTTGAAAAGCAGGGTATCATCATTAAGAGTATCGATGAAGGGCTTATTGATTTTCCTGCAATCCGAGCCAGTGGGGAAGAAGTGTATTTGTGCTGGAAATTAGGTGAAGAAGATATTTTTTATTGGCATACGATCCGCGATGGTTTTCAAGGGCGACGCCCGTTATCTGCTTTTTAATTTAACAAGTTTATCGCATCTACAAATTTACCCGTTCCTTTTGCCTTCGGGTCTAATCAAAGGTTTGGTATGGCGCGTGCCGGTTCGATAATACGCTCGTCCTCCGGAAAAGATATTTTTACGCGGCGAGATAAAGATTTTTTCGAATTTTTTGGGCAACTCGAATCGGTAGAAAATAAGTTTAACACCTATCTCACGCGGTTCAAATATCCCAAGCGTGAAAAATATCTTATTCGCAAAGCCTACGACTTTTCATCACTGGCTCACAAAGGACAATTGCGCAACGACGGGGCGCCCTATATCATCCATCCGATTCGTGTGGCGTCCATCCTTTTGCATGAATTGTCAGTTACTTCGGCGGACATGATTTGCTCTGCGCTTTTGCACGATGTGATCGAAGATTGTGGCATCACAGAAAATGAGATAAAAAATAATTTTAATGAGTCGGTAGCCTCGATGGTACGCACACTTACCAAAAATCCGAATCTCAGTAATGCTAAGCGCGTATATTTTGAAGCGATCATGCAGGCTGAAGATCACATACGCCTCGTAAAGCTTTGTGACCGCTTAGATAACCTTCGTTCACTACGGTTAATACGCAATAAAGCCAAAACAACCCGCTACATTAAAGAAACCGAAGGGCAATATCTGCCCATAGCGGCGGAGATCAGCCCGTATCTTTTTCGTGAATTACGATTTGAAATACAATATCAACGAACACGTTACCGATAAATACTCATATAAACGAATTTCACTAAATATGGAGTTGCAATGAAAGAACGCGCAGGACATCTCAGCATCAAAGGAAAACCTCTTACATGGTTAGGCGAAGAAATCAAAGCCGGGCAAAAGGCACCCGATTATAGAGTGCGTACGGGGTTTGGCCCCGAAGCAACCGTTACGTTAGCTGATTCCAAAGGTAAAATCCGAATTATCTCGGTCGCGCCTTCACTGGATACCGGTGTATGTGAAATGCAAGCCATTCGGTTTAACCAAGAAGTGGAAAAATTAGGCGCCGATATCGAAGTGCATCAGATCACGGTTGATTTGCCGCCGGCCATGACTCGCTTTTGTAATACCAAATTAAACGGCAACGTGAAGATCAAAACTTTTTCGGACTATGCGGAACGTTCGTTCGGTCAGGCGTATGGTTTTTTGATCAAAGAATGGCAAACGTTAGGGCGTGGTATCGTCATCATAGATAAAAACGATACCGTCGCGTATGTGGAGTATTGTCCAAAAATCGAAGAGTTGCCCAACTTTGATGCGGCGTTATCAGCGTTAAAAGGATTGTAATCATCTGTTAACATCATAAAAAAACCTCCGCTACAACGGAGGTTTTTTTATAGCCCTAATCACGCTTCAAATAATTAATTTTTAAATAAACCGTTAATAAACTCTTCGATAGTCCGTGGACGGGCGGGCGCTTCTTCTTGGATCAAAGGGGAAGATGTGGGGTTTGCTTTTGTTTCTACCATATCAATAGAAATAACCTCGTCGGGAATCCACTCCGGTTCTGTTTTCACAGGAGTACTGCGAAATGCACGACGTGTACTGAGCGATGAATTGAAAAACGATTCGATGGTATGGCTCGGTGGTGTTGCCGTCGTAGCGACGATATCCGTACCTAAAGGCTGCAAAAAATCCAGCATAGTAAGAATATCTTTACTGAAAAAGTCATTCGCCAAAGCCGGTGCGGTTTGTACTGACTTTTTAGTCGTACGTCGCATGGATGTAAATTGACTGAGGAGATGGGCTGCTATGCCGGTCTCTTCAAACGGTTTTGGTTTAGTATTCATTCCGTTCAACCTTCGAATTCTTTTTTGACTTTTTCAAACGCGTCCAACGGTGTCGTTT
Encoded proteins:
- a CDS encoding DUF2203 domain-containing protein — protein: MSGSVIHNKHYSPEEARILLHDIRVKINTLVALKKHLDGINYNIYKHEYFGGLGPNGSKFHPEELMTLVDILRSLEKQGIIIKSIDEGLIDFPAIRASGEEVYLCWKLGEEDIFYWHTIRDGFQGRRPLSAF
- a CDS encoding bifunctional (p)ppGpp synthetase/guanosine-3',5'-bis(diphosphate) 3'-pyrophosphohydrolase, with the protein product MARAGSIIRSSSGKDIFTRRDKDFFEFFGQLESVENKFNTYLTRFKYPKREKYLIRKAYDFSSLAHKGQLRNDGAPYIIHPIRVASILLHELSVTSADMICSALLHDVIEDCGITENEIKNNFNESVASMVRTLTKNPNLSNAKRVYFEAIMQAEDHIRLVKLCDRLDNLRSLRLIRNKAKTTRYIKETEGQYLPIAAEISPYLFRELRFEIQYQRTRYR
- the tpx gene encoding thiol peroxidase; the protein is MKERAGHLSIKGKPLTWLGEEIKAGQKAPDYRVRTGFGPEATVTLADSKGKIRIISVAPSLDTGVCEMQAIRFNQEVEKLGADIEVHQITVDLPPAMTRFCNTKLNGNVKIKTFSDYAERSFGQAYGFLIKEWQTLGRGIVIIDKNDTVAYVEYCPKIEELPNFDAALSALKGL